One stretch of Juglans microcarpa x Juglans regia isolate MS1-56 chromosome 3D, Jm3101_v1.0, whole genome shotgun sequence DNA includes these proteins:
- the LOC121256059 gene encoding histone-lysine N-methyltransferase ASHR2: MSTSAAAETGFLRIEEIEGRGRGLVASQPLKAGQIVLRDSPILLYSAFPLINPSSSSRPSTSNTYCARCFRTLSSSSPSVVSCPSCSHFHVFCSQNCLSAALTSSHTPWVCQALSRLRDCSSLLLEQPMELQLQALFLVAAYNLSLVSLSQFQILLSLEGTPGATDSAAAHFLHSLISSLLPSPPLEGFSVELTAALLAKDKLNAFGLMEPFSSNDGGQRSVRAYGIYPNASFFNHDCLPNACRFDYVDTSPKHHNNTDIIVRMIHDVPQGREICLSYFPVNENYASRQRRLMEDYGFTCHCDRCKVEVNWSDDDNDDLAEEEEEIDEVMDEDHHDQVMESSLGKGDADFPHAYFFVRYMCDRENCWGTLAPLPPKDEATPSDVMECNVCGNLNNDQVTDANGGEDQLSMDD; encoded by the coding sequence ATGTCTACATCGGCGGCGGCGGAGACTGGGTTCCTGAGGATAGAAGAGAtagaagggagagggaggggtCTGGTGGCTTCGCAGCCACTGAAGGCCGGCCAAATTGTCCTCAGAGATTCCCCTATCCTCCTCTACTCTGCTTTTCCTTTGATcaacccttcttcttcctctcgcCCCTCCACTTCCAATACCTACTGTGCCAGGTGCTTCAGAACCTTATCATCTTCTTCGCCCTCGGTGGTTTCTTGCCCCTCTTGCTCCCACTTTCATGTCTTCTGTAGCCAAAACTGCCTGTCCGCTGCACTCACTTCATCCCACACTCCATGGGTATGCCAAGCCCTTTCTCGTCTCCGAGATTGTTCTTCTCTCCTGCTTGAACAACCCATGGAACTCCAGCTGCAGGCCCTTTTCCTGGTGGCCGCCTACAATCTTTCCCTTGTCTCTCTTTCCCAATTCCAGATTTTGCTTTCTCTTGAGGGCACCCCTGGCGCCACTGACTCCGCCGCTGCTCATTTCCTGCATTCTCTCATCTCCTCCCTCTTGCCGTCGCCTCCGCTTGAGGGTTTCTCGGTGGAACTCACGGCCGCATTGTTGGCCAAGGACAAGCTTAATGCCTTTGGGCTTATGGAGCCTTTTTCCTCCAATGACGGTGGCCAACGTTCTGTCCGAGCTTACGGTATCTACCCGAATGCCTCCTTCTTCAACCACGACTGCCTTCCCAATGCCTGTCGTTTTGACTACGTCGACACCTCCCCCAAGCACCACAACAACACCGACATTATCGTTCGGATGATTCACGATGTTCCGCAAGGTAGGGAGATATGCTTAAGCTATTTTCCAGTCAACGAGAATTATGCCAGCAGACAGAGGAGGTTGATGGAGGACTATGGCTTCACTTGTCATTGTGACCGCTGCAAGGTCGAAGTCAATTGGtctgatgatgataatgatgatcttgccgaggaggaggaggagatagACGAAGTGATGGATGAGGACCACCATGACCAAGTCATGGAATCCTCCCTGGGGAAAGGAGATGCCGACTTCCCCCACGCGTATTTCTTTGTCAGATACATGTGTGATAGAGAAAACTGCTGGGGCACGCTGGCTCCTTTGCCCCCTAAGGACGAGGCTACTCCCTCTGATGTTATGGAATGTAATGTATGTGGCAATCTCAATAATGACCAAGTGACTGATGCAAATGGAGGAGAAGACCAGCTTTCCATGGATGATTGA